The Anaerolineae bacterium genome includes the window GGCTCTGTAGGGGAAGCCGGGTTCTAAAGCAAAAGTGTAGGGTCCATACCAAGCCCCGGGAGGATCGGTCCTTGCCTTCGCCTGAAGGGCTTTTCCGTCTAAAGCATCAGGGTCATTCACTATCCTCCCGGTTTGGGTGTAAAAGTCCCTTTCTTCCCAGAGCCAGCCATTGCTTATCCCAACCCCTCCCACTTCCCCGGGAGCTGTGTCGCTCACCGTTACAGTCAAGGTTATATCTAAAGAGGTGACAAAGGGGCTGTTTATGGAAACCGTTGCCCTGGGTTCAACTCTATCAATCCCGATTCTGGCCCTGACGGGTCTCTCTGCAGAAGAGCCATTCCCCTGCCCGTCGAAAGCCCTCACCCATAGATCAATCCCTTCGCTGAGACCTGTATCGGGCAGGGATGAGACATCCCACAGGTAACTCCAACCATCAACCCCTTCGGTATCGGTAATTAAAAGCCCTGTCCCGGAGTAAAACTCTACCGCGCTTATCCCGCTGAACTCATCGGAGGCATTGGCCTGGAGCAAAATCCAATTAGTGTTCAAATAAAACCTCGACCAGGGTTTAGTTATGCTGGCCAGCGGAGGGCCGGTATCGCTGGAGGCGAGGGCCTTCCTTATGTTAACACCGGTATAGTAGTGGGTAAGGATCTGCTGGTATCCCCAGCCGTAATTTTCAGCCCACCTTTTGGCCCCGTACTGGGACATCCCACGGCCATGGCCTCTCCTGGGCTGCCCAAAGCCAACCGGGTCATACACCGAACTTAGATATGGGTAGTTGGGGTCTGGTTCATAGGTCCCGGGTTTGTAGCGAGGCAGAGTGGGGGAGCTATTCTCAGCGCTGTATTCGGCCAGGATGGGCTGTCCTTTCCACTCAATATACTGCCCTCTGGTCCCATCAGTTGCCTGATTTGAACGCTCATGGGTGCTTGGCCCCATCACCTGGTAGTCCACCCAATCGGAGACGTCATAGTTGAGGGATCGGTTCTTAATGATGAAAAACCAGCCGTAGGTTCGGGCCGCTACAGCCTGAGCTTTAAGAGCCTCCATGTGCCACAAAGCTGGCATTTCATAGGGCACCACCTGTTTCACATAGGTTTCAAAATCAAAGACGTCGATCTGCCAGGGGGGAACATCGGAGCGGTAATAATTGTTGGGATTGTGGATAACGCGGATTGTGGAGGGAGGAAGAAGTGGGGGATAAGCCTCGGCCAGCGCGCTTACGGAAAGGATGGAAGGGCGTCGAGGCGGCACAATTTTGCCCATGGATTTTTCAAACTCTACTACCAGCACCTCACCGCCATGGCGGAAAGCCAGGAAACGGCCATTGGGAGAAAAGAGAGGGGAGCTATCTTCGCCGGGTCCTTCCACTAAGGGCCTCAAGTTTTCCCCGTTAACCTCAATGGCCCAGATATCAAACATTTCAATTGTGCCAGCCCCTAATGGACAGCGCCCAAAGGCCACAAAGCTCCCATCGGGGTAGATGGAAGGACCATCAAGTACCTCCCCTTCCAGCTCCAGGAGCATCCTGGCCCCAGGAGGGGAGGTCGTCACAAGCCAGAGTTGGGATTTGAAGGGCTCAGGAGAAGCTATGAGTGCCGCTTTGAGGCTATCGGGCGTCCAGGATACGCCCCCAGCGTATCGGGCCTGGAAAAGGAGAAATTCTCTCTTAAGGGAAAAGTCCTTCAGGTAAATCGCAGAATCTTTCTTTGAGATGGCGTAGCGTCCATCGGGGGAAATGGCTTCCCGGGGGCCGGTGGGCCAGGAAGCTCTGGCTGTAGCTGTGACCCTACGGGTTTTCAAGTTCATCTCTTGAAGGAGAGCCTCACCGGGACCTAAGAAACTTGTGAAGGAAAGCTTCTGGCCATCGGGGGAAAAATAAGGGAAAAAGGCGTTTTCAGAAATTTTACGGTAACTTTCTGTGTCGGGGTAAAAAGCATATATTTCCTGAAGGAGCTGGACCTTCTCGCCAGCTTTTATTTCCCGGCCTGGCTTTCCTATGAGGAGAAAAGAACTATCCGGTGCCCAAAGGATTGGGAAACCTTGCCCCGCTTGGATAAATGCGCTCTGGTGATCTGAAAAGGCAAGGAAAAGAAAAACAATTACTACAAGAAGTTTCTCCTTCTTCATAAATTTCTTCAGACAAGCCCCGACGCCTCTTTTAAGCATCGGGGCTTATCATAGGGTGTGGCAGCCGACAGGGTTACAGCTTTACTACATTAACAGCCTGGGGGCCCTTGGGGGTGTCCTGGATGGAAAACTCCACCCGGTCGCCTTCCTCAAGGTTGCGGAAGCCTTCCCCCACGATGGCCGTGTAATGGACGAAGACGTCCTTATCCGAGCCGTCGGGCCTGATGAAGCCATAGCCCTTGACACGGCTGAACCACTTGACGGTTCCGGTGGTTCTGGTACCCACTGCTAACCTCCATTTCTTTAAATTTCCTCCGGTTAACCCCCTCAAGCCCCTTCTAAG containing:
- a CDS encoding SpoIID/LytB domain-containing protein; its protein translation is MKKEKLLVVIVFLFLAFSDHQSAFIQAGQGFPILWAPDSSFLLIGKPGREIKAGEKVQLLQEIYAFYPDTESYRKISENAFFPYFSPDGQKLSFTSFLGPGEALLQEMNLKTRRVTATARASWPTGPREAISPDGRYAISKKDSAIYLKDFSLKREFLLFQARYAGGVSWTPDSLKAALIASPEPFKSQLWLVTTSPPGARMLLELEGEVLDGPSIYPDGSFVAFGRCPLGAGTIEMFDIWAIEVNGENLRPLVEGPGEDSSPLFSPNGRFLAFRHGGEVLVVEFEKSMGKIVPPRRPSILSVSALAEAYPPLLPPSTIRVIHNPNNYYRSDVPPWQIDVFDFETYVKQVVPYEMPALWHMEALKAQAVAARTYGWFFIIKNRSLNYDVSDWVDYQVMGPSTHERSNQATDGTRGQYIEWKGQPILAEYSAENSSPTLPRYKPGTYEPDPNYPYLSSVYDPVGFGQPRRGHGRGMSQYGAKRWAENYGWGYQQILTHYYTGVNIRKALASSDTGPPLASITKPWSRFYLNTNWILLQANASDEFSGISAVEFYSGTGLLITDTEGVDGWSYLWDVSSLPDTGLSEGIDLWVRAFDGQGNGSSAERPVRARIGIDRVEPRATVSINSPFVTSLDITLTVTVSDTAPGEVGGVGISNGWLWEERDFYTQTGRIVNDPDALDGKALQAKARTDPPGAWYGPYTFALEPGFPYRAIFRLKVSNPITPTEEVAVLDVVQDAGTKILGIRRLRGIDFKAPDVYQEFPVDFYYWTKGSAGLEFRLAFKSTADIYLDRVLVTSYPSPAGEVPWRLTYGEGEKLLWIKAFDRAGNVSSDIILTLIVDFNPPSGWSELIPSGWLSQSPPITLAVQVTDDVSGLDPETGAFRYSVDEGVTWSDWLTASVTLINPLRGMVVAPMVPVPQGTAGRIQFRIADRAGLSSESPIYVTRVYWQTFLPLILKQ
- a CDS encoding cold shock domain-containing protein, with the protein product MGTRTTGTVKWFSRVKGYGFIRPDGSDKDVFVHYTAIVGEGFRNLEEGDRVEFSIQDTPKGPQAVNVVKL